CATTTTTCCTCCCGAATTGACCCAAGCAATTCAATCGCACAATTAAAAATTCTCGCTTAGATTTTACTCGGTAAATCTCTGATATTTTTAATTAATTTAACAAAAAGTTGTAAAACGCAATAAAAAACGATACGGCATCTGCCCGCAGCCAAAACTCGTTAAGCTGGATGAGCATGGAACTGTAGCCTTTTTTTACCGTCATGGCAACTTGGTGTTGTGTAAAGCAATGTGGTGCGTGCTGTCATCTTGACCCCGCCGAACGTCCTGACTTAGAGACTTATCTTTCTTCAGAGGAGCTAGAGCTGTATCTGAGTCTGGTGGGTGAAGGGGGATGGTGTGTCAATTTTGACCATGCCACCCGTGAATGCCGCGTATACTCCAATCGACCTCGCTTCTGTCGGGTGGAGGCGAGTGCATTTGAGGAAATGTACGGGATAGAAGTAGAAGAGTTAAACGACTTTGCCATTGACTGCTGCCGCCAGCAGATTGAAGGCGTTTATGGCGATCGCAGTTTGGAAATGCTGCGATTTGACCGAGAAGTCGGAATTTGACTCAGGCTATAGGTTTTGACCGTTACCAAGCCTGACCAACAGAGGTGCAGACTTG
This window of the Microcoleus sp. AS-A8 genome carries:
- a CDS encoding YkgJ family cysteine cluster protein, with protein sequence MATWCCVKQCGACCHLDPAERPDLETYLSSEELELYLSLVGEGGWCVNFDHATRECRVYSNRPRFCRVEASAFEEMYGIEVEELNDFAIDCCRQQIEGVYGDRSLEMLRFDREVGI